One Kangiella geojedonensis DNA segment encodes these proteins:
- a CDS encoding TonB-dependent receptor — MTQQTLAARSAAAAITAICGFGAPTAYAEEPVIGDDNTVVITASRFKEESVRLPTNITIISKEDIERSNATQIAQLLKRVAGIQVSSVSGKTTVSMRGISAEQASNNVLIQVDGRRLNYTDIAAPDLESVLVADIERIEIIQGAASTLYGDQAVAGVINIITHSGKNKESSANLVGGSYGTVQGSLNLNHALSQDWSFLLSANYLETDNYRDHNEREQSQLGLKFHYLTETSDWLFELNTNNEDLNTPGALLESDLDKSTQSRPEFANDYVDTQQGVLRVFGQETIDDNWQYAIDVNYLDSDIESINSFVGFPTTTVNTTDRKQWSVYPRIKGQWQADSGSIDWINGLDYDHAEYAFSLLGRGNEQVVKSVYSQLFVPVSQHTDLELAARYARVEDDLVDFMVYPTGIKLKNSATAYDLGASHQFDKRSKGYVRFSKNYRFAKVDEQSYTADGVVGLEPQTGDSLEVGYEQTLGHGFLKLSVYQLELDDEIFFDPAVTPPPGAFFPGANVNGGRSERLGFIADYQADISSKLTSGINYHYVDAEIKQGEPSSQGSTIPGVSEHTINGWFDWQIDKVANWYLEVNYRGSRYQEGDVANALPKIESHVILSSAINWRWQQLTLGIRVDNLLDKEYIDYAQFGGYYPANGRNGYAKLSYRF; from the coding sequence ATGACACAACAAACATTAGCTGCCCGCTCGGCGGCAGCTGCAATAACAGCAATTTGTGGCTTTGGCGCGCCAACAGCTTACGCAGAAGAGCCTGTTATTGGCGATGACAATACGGTGGTTATCACGGCCTCTCGGTTTAAAGAGGAGAGCGTTCGACTGCCAACTAACATCACGATCATTTCCAAAGAAGATATTGAGCGTAGCAATGCAACACAAATTGCTCAGTTGTTAAAGCGCGTGGCGGGGATTCAAGTATCCTCTGTCAGCGGTAAAACCACCGTCAGTATGCGAGGAATTTCGGCCGAGCAGGCGAGTAATAATGTACTGATCCAAGTGGATGGACGCCGACTTAATTATACGGATATTGCAGCGCCTGACTTGGAGTCTGTTTTAGTAGCGGATATTGAGCGCATCGAAATTATTCAAGGCGCGGCGAGCACTTTGTATGGTGACCAGGCTGTTGCTGGTGTGATTAATATCATCACCCACTCGGGTAAAAACAAAGAGTCTAGCGCGAATCTAGTTGGCGGAAGCTATGGCACGGTCCAAGGGAGCTTAAACCTTAATCATGCGTTAAGTCAGGATTGGTCATTCTTGCTGAGTGCGAACTATTTAGAAACTGATAATTACCGTGATCATAACGAGCGTGAGCAATCGCAGTTAGGGTTGAAATTTCATTATTTAACGGAAACGTCGGACTGGCTGTTTGAGTTGAATACAAACAATGAAGATTTGAATACGCCGGGAGCTTTACTAGAGTCCGATTTAGATAAATCGACTCAATCACGCCCAGAGTTTGCTAATGATTATGTGGATACACAACAGGGTGTGTTGCGTGTCTTTGGTCAAGAAACCATTGATGACAACTGGCAGTATGCGATTGATGTTAACTACTTAGACTCGGACATTGAAAGTATCAACAGCTTTGTTGGCTTTCCAACGACAACGGTTAACACTACAGATCGTAAGCAGTGGAGTGTTTACCCTCGAATAAAAGGGCAATGGCAGGCTGACTCAGGCTCTATCGATTGGATCAATGGGCTTGATTATGATCATGCGGAATATGCCTTTTCGCTGCTGGGGCGAGGCAATGAGCAAGTGGTTAAAAGTGTGTATTCGCAACTTTTTGTGCCGGTTTCACAGCATACGGATTTAGAGCTTGCGGCTCGTTACGCTCGCGTCGAAGATGATTTAGTGGACTTTATGGTGTACCCAACGGGTATTAAGTTAAAAAATTCAGCTACGGCTTATGATTTAGGAGCGAGTCATCAATTTGATAAGCGCAGTAAAGGCTATGTGAGGTTTAGTAAGAATTATCGTTTTGCCAAAGTCGATGAACAATCTTACACAGCAGATGGAGTGGTTGGCTTGGAGCCACAAACGGGTGATTCATTGGAAGTGGGTTATGAGCAAACGCTAGGGCATGGTTTTTTAAAGTTGTCGGTATACCAGTTAGAGTTGGATGATGAGATTTTCTTTGACCCAGCTGTTACACCGCCTCCAGGAGCTTTCTTTCCAGGCGCCAATGTGAATGGCGGGCGTTCAGAACGATTAGGTTTTATCGCGGATTATCAGGCGGATATTTCATCCAAGCTAACATCTGGCATCAATTATCATTATGTCGACGCTGAGATTAAGCAGGGCGAGCCAAGCAGTCAGGGCAGTACTATTCCAGGAGTGTCGGAGCATACCATCAATGGTTGGTTTGACTGGCAAATCGATAAAGTCGCTAATTGGTATCTTGAAGTTAATTATCGTGGGAGCCGTTATCAAGAAGGAGATGTGGCAAATGCCTTACCCAAAATTGAGAGCCATGTGATCTTGAGCTCAGCGATAAACTGGCGTTGGCAGCAACTCACTCTGGGTATTCGCGTGGATAATCTATTGGATAAGGAATATATCGATTATGCGCAATTTGGCGGCTATTATCCTGCGAATGGACGAAATGGTTATGCTAAACTGAGTTATCGTTTTTAA
- a CDS encoding cob(I)yrinic acid a,c-diamide adenosyltransferase, whose amino-acid sequence MANRLTQITTGAGDGGTTRLADGKSVSKSSLRIDAIGSVDELNAAVGIFLAALPHLDKANFSEFDDIQMFCQQVQNELFNVGGELASPSNHFLSGSATDDIEHFIEQWNATLPALKEFVIPGQNLPSAHAHFARCVARRAERDVVRLGEQETISTELLVYLNRLSDAFFIIARLTGRADSTQEPQWQK is encoded by the coding sequence ATGGCTAATCGTTTAACTCAGATAACAACCGGTGCTGGTGACGGCGGCACGACACGTTTGGCTGATGGTAAAAGTGTCAGTAAGTCATCGTTACGTATCGATGCGATAGGCTCGGTGGATGAGCTGAATGCTGCTGTTGGGATCTTCTTGGCCGCTTTACCACACCTAGATAAGGCAAATTTTTCTGAGTTTGATGATATTCAGATGTTTTGTCAGCAGGTCCAAAATGAGCTGTTTAACGTAGGAGGGGAGTTGGCATCGCCCAGTAATCATTTCCTATCAGGCTCCGCTACTGACGATATAGAGCATTTTATTGAGCAATGGAACGCGACATTGCCAGCGCTTAAAGAGTTCGTGATACCCGGGCAAAACTTACCCTCTGCGCATGCTCATTTTGCGCGCTGTGTAGCAAGACGAGCTGAAAGGGATGTTGTAAGGCTGGGGGAGCAAGAAACAATCTCTACCGAATTGTTAGTGTATTTAAACCGTCTATCAGATGCCTTCTTTATTATTGCACGACTAACCGGTAGGGCAGACTCGACACAGGAGCCACAGTGGCAAAAATGA
- a CDS encoding DUF6580 family putative transport protein encodes MSKLSIKTVTLVTIILALGAYRLFPHPFNVTPVMAMGLFAGTYFDKKWMAFVIPMLSMFLADIFLGFHNTMLFVYGAILVAVSIGFLLRDSVSSLKVIGASVAGSILFFVITNFGVWAVSDYYPKTWQGLTTCFTMAIPFFQRTLLGDLFFNGVLFISYWYFAKSLGRYTLEISRSSH; translated from the coding sequence ATGAGTAAATTATCGATAAAAACAGTCACCTTAGTGACTATTATTTTAGCGCTTGGCGCTTACCGGTTGTTTCCACATCCGTTCAACGTAACCCCTGTGATGGCAATGGGGCTTTTTGCAGGGACTTATTTTGATAAAAAATGGATGGCCTTTGTAATACCCATGTTATCGATGTTTCTGGCGGATATTTTCTTAGGCTTCCATAACACTATGCTGTTTGTTTATGGTGCTATTTTAGTGGCTGTTTCGATTGGCTTTTTACTCAGAGACTCTGTCAGTTCGTTGAAGGTAATCGGCGCTTCCGTGGCTGGCTCTATACTCTTTTTTGTAATTACAAATTTTGGTGTGTGGGCGGTTAGCGACTATTACCCAAAAACTTGGCAGGGCCTAACAACTTGTTTCACCATGGCGATCCCGTTTTTTCAGCGAACTCTGTTAGGCGATCTCTTTTTTAATGGCGTTTTGTTTATTAGTTATTGGTATTTCGCTAAGTCACTCGGGCGCTACACTTTGGAGATTAGCCGCTCAAGTCACTAG
- a CDS encoding M61 family metallopeptidase, whose product MIHYQIHPVNPEAHLFEVKLFLDTVGADGQLLYMPNWIPGSYMVRDFSKHIQWIKAENASGQLELGRVDKSTWKLPTSDSPVTVTYQVYAWDLSVRGAHLDQTHGFFNGTCVFFAVSGREDETCTIDITRPDGDDYVHWRLATGLKPIEGTSEFAFGRYQAMDYAELIDCPVEMSDFHLISFEACGVPHHMVLTGRHKVDEKRLSDDLTKICEHHIRFFGDEAPMERYVFMTYVLGSGFGGLEHRNSTALHCSREDLPLETDDQDKVKDTYQTFLDLCSHEYFHTWNVKRIKPAEFLPYDTQNESYTELLWAFEGITSYYDNLALAQTQCIDKEEYLTRLAKTLTSVRRSKGRLIQTVTDSSFDAWTKFYKQDENAPNAVVSYYTKGAEIALCLDLLIREKTDWNKSLKDIMRRLWAEYGKVQKGVENDTIQSIVLEETPETSHDDIKEFFETALYSTNPLPTERLLSHLGLCLAYLPRSDRNDRGGFKASLPQDKHLADLGLEYKSKATGVLVKSVYADSPAGKAGISAGDHLIAMDGLRINASTFDREIKQVPVGESISVVGFRRDELMTFRVALEAAECDTAYITYADDFDKHQSNFEHWLNIKDSGQ is encoded by the coding sequence ATGATTCATTATCAGATCCACCCTGTAAATCCAGAAGCACACTTATTTGAGGTTAAACTCTTTTTAGATACCGTCGGAGCCGACGGGCAGTTGCTTTACATGCCAAACTGGATCCCTGGAAGTTATATGGTAAGGGACTTTTCAAAGCATATTCAATGGATCAAGGCAGAAAATGCTAGCGGCCAGTTGGAATTAGGCCGAGTCGATAAGTCGACTTGGAAGTTGCCAACGTCTGACAGTCCTGTGACGGTGACTTATCAAGTGTATGCATGGGACCTGTCTGTTAGAGGAGCGCACCTCGATCAAACACACGGTTTCTTTAATGGCACTTGTGTCTTTTTTGCTGTATCAGGTCGTGAAGATGAAACTTGTACCATTGATATTACTCGGCCTGATGGTGATGATTATGTCCACTGGCGCCTAGCGACAGGGCTAAAACCTATCGAAGGGACCAGCGAGTTTGCATTTGGACGTTATCAAGCGATGGATTACGCGGAGCTTATTGATTGCCCAGTGGAGATGTCTGACTTCCACCTTATTAGTTTTGAAGCTTGTGGCGTTCCGCACCATATGGTGCTAACTGGTCGACATAAAGTTGATGAGAAGCGCTTGTCTGATGATTTGACCAAAATTTGTGAGCATCATATTCGTTTCTTTGGCGACGAAGCGCCGATGGAACGTTATGTGTTCATGACCTACGTCTTAGGCAGTGGCTTTGGTGGCCTTGAGCATCGAAATTCGACTGCTTTGCACTGCAGTCGTGAAGATTTGCCTTTAGAAACCGATGACCAAGATAAGGTTAAAGACACCTACCAGACCTTCTTAGATTTGTGCTCTCACGAATACTTCCACACTTGGAATGTTAAACGGATCAAGCCCGCGGAATTCTTGCCTTATGACACGCAAAACGAAAGTTATACAGAGTTATTGTGGGCCTTTGAGGGGATTACCTCTTACTATGACAATTTGGCATTAGCTCAAACACAGTGCATTGATAAAGAAGAATACTTAACCCGTTTAGCTAAAACCTTAACGTCTGTCAGACGTTCTAAAGGGCGTCTAATTCAAACGGTTACGGATTCGAGTTTTGATGCTTGGACTAAATTCTATAAGCAAGATGAAAACGCACCCAATGCAGTCGTGAGCTATTACACGAAAGGTGCTGAAATTGCCTTGTGTTTGGACTTATTAATTAGAGAAAAAACTGATTGGAACAAGTCGTTAAAAGATATCATGCGTCGTCTATGGGCAGAGTATGGGAAAGTACAGAAGGGTGTTGAAAACGATACGATTCAGTCAATAGTATTAGAAGAAACCCCTGAAACATCCCACGATGACATTAAGGAGTTTTTTGAAACGGCGTTATACAGCACCAACCCATTACCAACAGAGAGGTTACTGTCTCATTTAGGGTTATGCTTAGCCTACCTCCCACGTTCAGACAGAAATGATCGCGGAGGTTTTAAAGCCAGCTTACCTCAGGATAAGCATTTGGCAGACTTAGGGTTAGAGTATAAGTCAAAAGCTACGGGGGTTTTGGTTAAGAGTGTTTACGCTGATTCTCCGGCTGGGAAAGCGGGTATATCAGCTGGCGACCACTTAATCGCTATGGATGGACTTCGTATTAATGCCTCAACCTTTGACCGCGAGATTAAACAGGTTCCTGTTGGTGAGAGCATTTCGGTCGTTGGCTTTCGACGTGATGAACTGATGACGTTTAGGGTGGCACTTGAAGCGGCAGAGTGTGATACTGCTTATATTACTTATGCTGATGATTTTGATAAACATCAGAGTAACTTTGAACACTGGTTAAACATAAAAGATTCTGGACAATAA
- the xthA gene encoding exodeoxyribonuclease III, with protein MKIVTFNINSIRTRAHQMEALVEKHDPDIICVQETKVHDDMFPFDLYKDLGYHIEIHGGKAHYGVATFSKKKPIAVEKGFPNDPEDAQRRMIITTFQYGNETIKVLNGYFPQGENREHPTKFPYKQKFYQDLQDYLDSHDIENVRTIVLGDINISQLDIDIGIGEPNRKRWLREGKCSFLPEEREWVQRMLSAGLYDTYRTINPDKDDKFSWFDYRSRGFEREPKRGLRIDSVFACDWLNQRAVASDIDYEIRSMERPSDHAPVWTEFNLDK; from the coding sequence ATGAAAATTGTGACATTTAATATTAATAGTATTCGTACTCGTGCTCATCAAATGGAAGCGCTGGTAGAAAAGCATGATCCTGACATTATTTGTGTTCAGGAAACTAAAGTCCATGATGATATGTTTCCTTTTGATTTGTACAAAGACTTGGGGTATCACATAGAAATTCATGGTGGAAAAGCTCATTATGGCGTTGCGACATTCAGCAAAAAAAAGCCCATTGCCGTAGAGAAAGGCTTTCCCAATGATCCTGAAGATGCTCAACGCCGAATGATCATTACCACGTTCCAGTATGGTAATGAAACGATTAAGGTACTTAACGGCTATTTCCCACAGGGTGAGAACCGTGAACACCCAACCAAGTTTCCTTATAAGCAAAAATTCTACCAAGACTTACAAGACTACTTAGACAGTCATGACATTGAAAATGTAAGAACCATTGTTCTTGGTGATATTAATATTTCACAACTGGATATTGATATCGGTATTGGTGAACCCAATCGCAAGCGTTGGTTAAGAGAGGGTAAGTGTAGCTTTTTACCAGAAGAACGTGAGTGGGTTCAGCGCATGTTAAGTGCTGGGCTGTATGATACCTACCGTACAATAAACCCCGATAAAGATGATAAGTTTAGCTGGTTTGATTATCGCAGTCGTGGTTTTGAGCGCGAGCCTAAGCGAGGACTGCGTATTGACTCAGTGTTTGCCTGCGATTGGCTTAACCAGCGAGCAGTAGCATCAGATATTGATTATGAGATTCGTAGTATGGAGCGTCCATCGGATCACGCACCAGTTTGGACGGAGTTTAATTTAGACAAGTAG
- a CDS encoding AsmA family protein — protein MTKSWKWLKRILWVLLGFFVLLFLAVSVFVYIINSESYLEDYLKEHLGVEATVGELDVSLLSGTIKISSSVIGPKDDPFVQFERLEGELDYSHLWSSQLTVELLQLTNAKVRYPFEFKLKEDETTSEETSLPFDFIDVAAIDINNLDFEYRGEVTLLAKGAEVKVRNIPVAEDGFLLFEDLQRLVKASNTTLEASLKTLQSDKTQLNDLSLNAHIDGQRLVIDDVYSGQSSININLLDHSQASSVPATQVKQDGKSSNPTSPKAESLELPFNDIVIKKIDLGKTDLAIQDQHELSIKAIEAEFSELLLVQDKKALWLDWPAFYQAQNSQFNLSSEVMQSAIMDFESLHLTGELKGGQFVIPQLDIVRPAVKLNQDTDVANSDSSASDNQWFLPFKTATLLKGNVSQGSLVLTQSGAEHSVSKVDLELTKIPLVVDNQPVFAIDSLNVGGEQASVLLKRGTYSGSFGEVGNMTSELTLTNSSLEIQRVTVEQPNIQYQLTNVSSAEAQQATPSLLPIESISLTELKVKNGNGALNITESNLQYAGEGLTISASNIPIYNGGEWVVTDPKSWQQQSILSFEADALKVPQGSLAGLKVNTEYQNNRLSVKELGLSSAELSIDATMDDSAQGTPSSESLPIDYVELNNINLRQISLGYQNDDVQYQVSNGNLVLSHFPLVRDGQLLSNPMPHFANSANTIRLNIDKLSVPEGSVSGLDLKGTLRNKDLMLDRLHTRSADIMLVLPKQDHSASEESTKEDQQQQKEASKFALRTLKIGDLKLRNVNAEIQQGKDDNAETISVNDFYLGATELMVAKNHQTIDQWYGSQLENAFTLIALKVGTIARKQTDINNLTVTAVQDKQTITIQPLRVTINEAPISAKWVLDLTQQPYRSTYVSEFNNLLLEKLVEPEAKDGIAMSGSLQGDINIQFLGVDAETIADTLQGKVFIRNQTPVTLHRLNVNKVLRSFLDSQKFGLLDVGGLLLAGPLGLLASQGVSLQDTLSQLGADKGDTHFSHLNVDMDIEKGIMSTKDVAAATQQYRFAFNGQINLAAQEFKDFEFDIINEKGCSEYGQTLNGSLTSPDIETFTAAFDAVTGSITGLFKQGVGLITGGACSAIYEGVVPHPEDGAEIIPKEQQRTIDPNAEDAIEEGSADEEEADNAN, from the coding sequence ATGACGAAAAGCTGGAAATGGTTAAAAAGGATATTGTGGGTCTTATTAGGATTCTTCGTACTACTGTTTCTGGCTGTTTCCGTTTTTGTCTATATTATAAACTCTGAATCTTATCTTGAGGATTATTTAAAAGAACACCTTGGCGTCGAAGCAACAGTTGGTGAGTTAGACGTTTCGCTATTGAGTGGGACTATCAAAATCAGCTCTAGCGTTATCGGGCCTAAAGATGACCCTTTTGTCCAGTTCGAGCGATTAGAAGGGGAGCTGGATTATAGTCACTTATGGTCAAGCCAGCTGACGGTGGAGTTACTACAACTAACCAACGCAAAAGTTCGTTATCCTTTTGAGTTCAAACTCAAAGAAGACGAAACAACCTCTGAAGAGACATCACTGCCGTTTGATTTTATTGATGTCGCAGCCATCGATATTAATAACCTCGACTTCGAGTACCGTGGTGAAGTGACGCTATTGGCAAAAGGAGCTGAAGTTAAAGTTCGGAATATTCCTGTTGCTGAAGATGGATTTCTTTTATTTGAAGATTTGCAGCGCTTAGTTAAAGCGAGCAACACCACTCTAGAAGCAAGCTTAAAAACGTTACAGTCAGATAAAACCCAGTTAAATGACCTTAGCTTAAATGCTCACATCGATGGTCAGCGACTGGTGATTGATGATGTTTACTCAGGTCAATCATCAATTAATATCAATTTATTGGATCACTCACAAGCGTCATCCGTTCCAGCTACTCAGGTTAAGCAAGACGGCAAGAGTTCTAATCCGACATCGCCGAAAGCTGAGAGCTTAGAACTTCCTTTTAATGATATTGTGATCAAGAAAATCGATTTGGGTAAGACAGACCTTGCAATTCAGGATCAGCATGAGCTATCGATCAAGGCGATAGAGGCTGAGTTTTCTGAGCTGCTACTCGTTCAAGATAAAAAAGCACTGTGGCTCGATTGGCCTGCGTTTTATCAAGCCCAAAATAGCCAGTTTAACCTGAGCTCAGAAGTCATGCAGTCTGCAATTATGGATTTTGAAAGCTTGCATCTAACCGGTGAGCTTAAGGGCGGACAGTTTGTTATTCCACAACTAGATATTGTGCGTCCTGCTGTAAAGCTTAACCAAGACACTGATGTTGCTAACAGCGACAGTAGCGCATCGGACAATCAGTGGTTCTTGCCTTTTAAAACCGCAACGCTACTTAAGGGCAATGTTTCTCAAGGGAGTCTTGTATTGACACAGAGCGGTGCAGAGCACTCTGTGTCAAAGGTTGATCTTGAGCTTACTAAAATACCACTAGTTGTTGATAATCAACCTGTCTTTGCTATTGATAGCCTGAATGTTGGAGGCGAGCAGGCGTCCGTGCTACTTAAAAGAGGCACTTACTCTGGCAGTTTTGGTGAAGTTGGCAACATGACTTCAGAGCTGACTTTGACGAACTCTTCTCTTGAAATCCAGCGAGTTACTGTTGAACAGCCGAATATCCAGTATCAATTGACGAATGTTAGTTCGGCTGAGGCACAGCAAGCGACGCCTTCGCTGCTGCCCATTGAGTCCATTAGTCTGACCGAGCTTAAGGTCAAGAATGGCAATGGGGCACTCAATATCACCGAGTCGAATCTGCAGTATGCCGGCGAAGGTTTAACGATCAGCGCATCCAACATCCCCATTTATAACGGCGGCGAGTGGGTTGTTACAGATCCCAAGTCTTGGCAACAGCAGTCGATACTTTCTTTTGAAGCAGATGCACTTAAAGTGCCACAAGGCAGTTTAGCCGGCTTGAAAGTGAACACTGAATATCAAAATAACCGGTTAAGCGTGAAAGAGCTGGGACTGAGTTCAGCTGAGTTGTCGATTGATGCCACGATGGACGATAGCGCTCAAGGTACGCCATCAAGTGAGTCGTTACCGATTGATTATGTCGAGCTTAACAATATTAATTTGCGACAAATAAGTCTGGGTTATCAAAATGATGACGTTCAATATCAGGTGTCGAACGGTAACCTTGTCTTGAGTCACTTTCCATTGGTCCGAGATGGCCAACTGTTAAGCAATCCGATGCCACATTTTGCTAATTCCGCAAATACCATTCGACTTAACATTGACAAACTTAGCGTCCCAGAAGGAAGTGTCAGCGGATTAGACCTGAAAGGGACATTGCGCAATAAAGATTTAATGCTCGACCGCCTACATACTCGTAGTGCAGATATTATGCTGGTTCTACCCAAACAAGATCACTCAGCTAGTGAGGAAAGCACTAAAGAAGACCAGCAGCAACAAAAAGAAGCCTCAAAGTTTGCCTTGCGAACATTGAAAATTGGTGATTTAAAGCTTCGCAATGTGAATGCTGAGATTCAGCAGGGCAAGGACGATAATGCTGAAACGATATCGGTTAATGATTTTTATCTCGGAGCTACTGAGCTTATGGTGGCCAAAAATCATCAAACTATTGATCAATGGTACGGCTCTCAGCTTGAAAATGCGTTTACGTTGATTGCCCTCAAGGTCGGAACCATTGCTCGGAAACAGACGGATATCAACAATCTGACCGTTACAGCGGTTCAAGATAAGCAAACTATTACCATCCAGCCTTTACGAGTGACGATTAATGAAGCTCCGATCAGTGCTAAATGGGTGCTTGATTTAACTCAGCAACCTTACCGCTCTACTTATGTCTCAGAGTTCAATAATTTGCTGCTGGAAAAACTTGTTGAGCCTGAAGCTAAGGACGGTATCGCTATGTCTGGCAGTTTACAGGGCGATATTAACATTCAGTTTTTAGGAGTCGATGCTGAAACTATCGCAGATACTTTACAAGGGAAAGTATTCATTCGAAATCAAACGCCTGTAACCTTACATCGACTGAACGTTAATAAAGTTTTGAGAAGTTTCTTAGACAGTCAAAAGTTCGGATTGCTGGATGTAGGTGGCTTGTTACTCGCAGGTCCTCTGGGACTTTTGGCATCTCAAGGCGTTAGTCTTCAAGATACTCTTAGCCAGTTAGGTGCCGATAAAGGGGATACACATTTTTCTCACCTTAACGTCGATATGGACATAGAAAAAGGTATTATGTCGACCAAGGATGTGGCCGCTGCTACTCAACAGTACCGCTTTGCCTTTAATGGGCAGATTAATTTAGCGGCACAAGAGTTCAAGGATTTTGAATTTGACATCATTAATGAAAAAGGTTGTAGCGAGTACGGACAAACCCTTAACGGCAGCCTGACTTCCCCTGATATTGAAACATTCACTGCGGCCTTTGATGCCGTAACCGGTTCGATTACTGGCTTGTTCAAGCAAGGCGTTGGTTTGATTACAGGCGGAGCCTGCTCAGCTATCTATGAAGGTGTGGTTCCACACCCTGAAGACGGTGCTGAGATTATTCCTAAGGAGCAACAGCGAACCATAGACCCTAACGCAGAAGATGCTATAGAAGAGGGTAGTGCTGATGAAGAAGAAGCCGATAACGCAAATTAG
- a CDS encoding 6-pyruvoyl trahydropterin synthase family protein, protein MPALFVDQLTVIDFAFFDIHRGIVGESWIVDLVLEGELDDQGMVFDFGDVKKRIKQAIDATVDHKFVVPANSKYVTTEHNDQGLKLTLSDTSGHRYYHQSPEQAVVLLDAEEVTMDDVIKVLNEACLEVVPANVAKINLKLSTEAITGNYYHYAHGLKKHLGDCQRIAHGHRSRIHIFDNGQRSQKLEAFWSEKWEDIYIGTEEDLVEPEVESSKDYYRFAYTSEQGYFSLEIPKARCHIMKNDSTVELIANHILKQLKVLEPNAKLEVKAFEGVNKGAIAHG, encoded by the coding sequence ATGCCTGCACTCTTTGTTGACCAACTTACCGTAATTGACTTTGCTTTTTTCGATATTCACCGTGGAATTGTCGGTGAAAGCTGGATTGTTGACCTTGTCTTAGAAGGTGAGCTAGACGATCAGGGCATGGTATTCGACTTCGGTGATGTGAAGAAACGCATCAAACAAGCCATCGACGCAACGGTTGATCACAAGTTTGTGGTTCCAGCCAATAGCAAGTATGTGACCACTGAACATAACGACCAAGGGTTAAAGCTCACTCTATCAGACACTTCAGGTCACCGTTATTACCACCAGTCACCCGAGCAAGCCGTTGTTTTGTTAGACGCAGAAGAAGTGACTATGGACGATGTTATTAAGGTGCTGAATGAAGCGTGTCTTGAAGTCGTACCCGCTAACGTTGCGAAAATTAACCTTAAGCTCAGTACTGAAGCCATCACTGGTAATTATTATCATTATGCCCACGGCTTAAAGAAGCATCTTGGCGACTGTCAGCGAATTGCTCATGGTCATCGTTCGCGCATCCATATTTTTGATAATGGACAACGCAGCCAGAAGCTCGAAGCTTTTTGGAGCGAGAAGTGGGAAGATATTTATATTGGTACCGAAGAAGACTTGGTTGAGCCAGAAGTCGAAAGCTCAAAAGACTATTACCGCTTTGCCTATACCAGCGAACAAGGGTATTTTTCTCTAGAAATCCCTAAAGCACGGTGTCACATCATGAAAAATGACTCAACCGTAGAGTTGATTGCTAATCATATCCTCAAACAGCTAAAAGTCTTAGAGCCTAATGCAAAACTAGAAGTTAAAGCCTTTGAAGGCGTTAACAAGGGTGCTATTGCTCACGGCTAA